GGACACACCCACACACTGTTAGGTACCTGCATAATGTATTCAATCCTCACTTTCACCTGCTTTAAGTAAACCAATATTTGACTGCCTGTAGTTTGCGAGTGTGGTTGAATGTTTGACGTACCCGAGGAGCAAGAACTTGGGAGGCCTTGTTGATTACCCACTTTGGAAGAGAACCTAAAGAAAACATACtgctttaacaaaaaataacagatgaCATGAAATGCAGCAACATGGTTGGGGGAGATGTCATACCCATAGGGTCTGCTTGTGAAAGGTATATAAAAACACAGCTGTTTGCTCCTGTGGGCTTGATGTAATACCCAGTAAGTAGGGAAATGGCTCTCACATTGAGTTTGTTGGGTGGATGTTTCTGTAATAGAAGCAAAACGGGtaatagaaaaatgaaaataagtaGTTGGAAGCACGTTATACAAAATGTGACACTGCAAGAAATGAAATGTTTACAAAGTAATATATTTCTTAAAGAAAGCTGGAAAACAATGGAGGAGGCATACCGGGTGTTTGACAGAGAAGTTGATGATAATGTATTCGTCATCCTTCACCTGCCATGAACGCAGAGTCACAACATCTCTGTTCTTAATTGGAGGCGGACAACGCCCTATGGGAAAAtgatacaaataataaagcaaaaCTCAATTTACTGTGACCCACTTCATCAGTCAGTTAATTTCTACCCCTGTCACAGAGTGCAGCCTTGTTATGTCAATAAAGACACTGGTAACATaacttccaatgtttaaattCACAAAATCTGCTTATTGGTTGTTTTATCACAACTAAAGTAATAGTTTGTTCTGAAGATGTTACACAATACTCTGAGATAAATGTATGACAAGTGGATGACTGCAGTGATTGTCATGTTGCATGAAGGGATCTTGCTTGGCAGCTTTGCCCCCGCTGGTGTGAGTGTGAGAGAGCCTGAATGAGACAGATTATGCAAACAGTGAAAATGGGCGACACGGGTGAGGCTGACATACTTTCTTAACCCCTCTATCGGCCACATAAATTAAGTGATTGGTTATAAAACACTTGACAACCTATTTCAATAATTTTCCAACTGGTATCAaagatcagttttttttttttcaagttaacATGCtacttttaaattaaatcaatacCAGGCATGTGTAACATTCACGTTCACAGCTGCTAATAAGCTTAACAGGATTGCCTGTAGCATTGCGCCAAGTGTAAACAGCTCAGTGGATACCACTTGGTTAATGTTAAATGCTGCGTTGCACCTGTAGGGACAGCTTTGCCATTGTAGAAACTGGGAGTGCAAAAAGAAATCCTTCATTTATTTGGGGAAGACCACCTATAAAAGTACTGAACATTGAGCTGCAGCAATAGACCCCTATATAAGATGAATGACACCATGTTTACCGGAGTGTCCTTAAGTTTTTCGATAAGTAGTACTGGCCATGatttttaagtaatttattAGCATTACATTTAACTCATCTTGATCTGGCCACCTTTCAATAGCAGCTAATTTGCTGATACCATATTGAGGACATTCAACAGTTTTGATTTCTTACAAAAAGCACAAATTGAACCTTCACAACACATGGTTGTCTTGGGAGTGGCCTGGGTGTGGTGCTGTTCTTTCTttgaggagtttgcatgttctccaaagTGGGTGGGGCTTTCCTGATTACTCTAGTTTCCTCCAACAGAACAAAGACATGTAATGTCAGAATGAGTTTAACTTATAATGACTTTATGAGTAAATGAGTGTTGAATTGTGAAGGTAACCAGTACCTGCTACTAATGTTGTAACAAGTATAATCTGTCGTAATTCATACATCACTGTAGGATCATGGTTCTGCCTGGTACAAGGTATTTTAGTATTACAATAGTTTTTAGTGTAGTAACTGTCACCACACATGGGAGGATGTCTCATGTTTCATTTTCTAAGGTGCCTCGAAATTACATAGAGATGGAGATTAAATTTCCCACTGTGTCAGAAATAATACATTAAGGGGTTACACTCCTCATTTTAACAATAAATTGCCTTTAAGCATCATGGACTGGGAACTAGTGGAGTGTGTACACAGGGTTCAACACTGGGATAGTCTCTAATGACCATTATCAGGAAAAGCCAGTAATATAGAAGTTAGTACTCAGTCATTAGAAGAAACAAGATGAGCAATATGTTTTCTAGAAATGACACTACGTGTGCATTATAATTAACCACGTTTTGCCAGTTGACAAGTAActaagtacaaatactttgttactgtatttaagtagttttttctggtatctctattttacttgagtattttttttggtgactttttacttttactccttacttttttaaacaaatatctgtactttctttCCCTAAGATGATGCCACGACGTAAAAATATGCACAATGTTGGTAGTTTCAGCTTTTTCTGTTCGAcgggtcccttagttttatggttaacattttcaagtttaaaaaaaaattaactcaaAGCTGCTCCCGGTTTAATTCagcatttttttgttcttaattttatttacaaatttttatCTATAATGTGTGCTAATTTCTCCGGGTGTTTATGACGggtaacatatttaatttatttccatgtaccagttaaactgctctgggttttattatacatttgcacttttttttttgttgttgacacaTTTGCAAACTGCAtttaaattctccaggtgttcaataaggtaacatttaaattgtttccatctaccagtattctacaagttcttaaataaataaatatggaatTTGCGGGGGTCCGCtatgtaatcacacaaaaacGCATTTGTGAGCAGATTCAATCTCGGTGTCCTTACATGAGTAGTAGCCAACATCAGCGTTATTTGATAGCTTGGCAATGTCGAAGCTCTCATTCATGGCGGAGTCCCACGTCTTACGGAAGATGCTGTCATGCAGGACGTCATACATGGTAGCAGCTGGTACGTCATCGATCACCATCTTACACTAAGTAGCACatactaataaataatgtttGCTCTCCATATATTAAATAGCCATGGAAAGTTATTATGACAAACACATTAGATTGAAAATTTCCATATTATAATTTATctattacataaataaataccaaaaacaGATATAACAACCTACTTTTATCTTGTGGACCTTAGGAACCTGGTTCTTCTTCTTGCCGGGGTGCACCTCCACCCACACCTGCCTTCCATGTTTGTCATATTTATTCGCCCAGTTGTCGGAGGATAAACACTGTTTTCTGAAGTCGGCAAAGTCCGCCTCGGTAGGTAAAATACTCTCACGAGAGGACATGTTTGGGTATTTTTGGAGAAAAACGGATGCTTTCCTTTAAAAGTAATAGAGGCACTTGTTGTCCCAATGTAAGCTTCACCGTAGAGCAGCTTTAACGCACTTCCTCTGCTCACACACCTTTTTATTGGCATTTGCGCGCACCTCATTGTGGGCGGGCTATAATAGCCAGATGAGTTTGGTCCAATAGTATGGAGTGATAGTaaaacccggaaacatttcGGAGACAgcgggctgcgtccgaatagtccttcctatctcctttcctatccactatTCCTTAACTCCGTGACAGAGTTAAGGAatagtggataggaaaggagggagaagcaaaggtggcaaaagtactaatCTTCAGTATTCAAGCAAAAGTATAGATaccaaataaaaatgactttggtAAAAGTATCGAAGTTGCTCCTTTACttgagtaaatgtaaaaaagttaaacaaaaatcCCTTCaataagaacttgtagaatactggtacatggaaacaaggtaaaatgttacctttgaacacctgggcAATTTAGCACTTATGATAActacattgtgtaaataacaatGATGTAGCCTTTATTAATCACTGTAGACTTAGTGAAAGTGTAGTAAAATTAAGTCACTGACAGACTGGCATACTTCATGTGCTGTGTGTGGAGCCAGCCAGCTGGCAACGCGAGTTTCATGttccttgattaaaaaaaaaaaaaaaactgcaattgATGTTGCTTTGGACCATAATCATATAGTAATTATTAACGTGAACCCTTAAGTAGCCTGCAGTAATATAATTACAGCAGTGAAGTGATTTTACAGCAGGTGATATTAATGCTAACAGTGATattaatgctaacaggtcattGATACAATAAATTGTGGCTGACCCACTACCCCAACCTAGCTTCATAATCCCTcatattttaagacaggtgtacaggaaatctataatagccacttgtcaaccacttataAACACAATCATGTGATAAGAATCTGGTAGTCctacctttattaacattgaaatgctgtgaacattcctacaagagctgggcaatatgtaccaaaactcatatctcaatatattttctcaaaatggtgatatacaatacaaatcttgataattttatttcaaacgcagtctgagcagaaagacaattctgggttaaatttgctgatgcaaaataccacaggctcatttattaacaaacagctgcacattatgtgccactttaagggacagcatgtctgtaatgtggcttgttatgcggaaggtctgggttaggacgcactcagaaatccatctaactcagctttacatgctgttctgagaagtataagcagcgactcctaaaacaagtattttcatACAGAATACGATATTTATCGATATATgcgatattgtagttttctgtatcgccaaaatagaaaactcaatatatcttgaatctcgatatatcgcccagccctaattcctaaataataatacagcctaaatggaaacataaatgggtatatgaagcacatgtgtttatttaatatacttacagttcatatacaagtcaacacatggaatatttactgttgatttcacattgcttgtcttgaAGTTAGActttttttcattacatattttcttttagtttttcatgctcactcatgtggttctctggtattcactgaTGACTTATTAggcacatttgttgcagactttacatcatttaacactttttgaaaggagtgtatatttgtggagcttgtgattggctgttttttcatggtgacttgtCGTTCCTTCCCCTGTGGTAGAcattaaaatctcagttactaatcttaTAGAACGTCTAAATGTGTCCTGCTGTTCTTTAGGTAGGTAAACTCTGTCCCATTTTTCAACgtatttacacgagttctttgttttttttgccggaacatcttcattcatttatttctcttctgaattgtttctgggtttggtgccgctgtcggcactaatcttgcgagaactgtcactcaggccatttcatgTGACAGTTCTCGCAAGATTAGTGACAACATTCAGTTTAGAGAGGCAGaggaatatttttatttatttatcttttaattattattacattaaaatacgggatatttacgggaaaatactaatacgatGGATAGACGATAGAcgatggtgggaaagaggggtaaaatactaGAGTTTCCCGGCCGaaatgggatacttgacaggtatgtttattccccctttctttttctctttctcatgcCCTGGCCCACCGGGGAAATCTCTGGTGTCCCTGTACGTCAGTCTGCCCTTGTCCTACAGTGATGGCCCAAGTGAGATTTGAACctgtgaccctccgattacaagcccgcttccttaagtgcaaatgttaaaaaaaaaaagcccatgcagaagcagctttgagtttaacatttttaaaaacttgaaaatgttaaccatataAAGAATcatgttttccatttttctggAATGGAGGAAatgcatgcacaggctgtatatcaccaagtttatcattgttcccagttgttagagctattATCTTTatcagggagcaaatatttattcctggttaaaGTTTTCCAGGCTTTATTTACTGGCGAGTAGttcctactgcatatttacaagtttattaaaattattgtaaGATTGTGCATACTTCTGTTATGAACATATACGCACATCTGAATGaggtaacatttaaaaaataatgctctctgtgtgcgtgtgttactCTGTGTGTTTGCGGgacctcctgctgctgctgcagcagggcCAGGGGGGGATACGGTCTCGGACAACCCCATAACACAGATCCAGCTGTATGGGGACAGCCTGTCATCGTTGAGAAGAAGGTACACACCTATTGGGGAAAAATTGGACCAGTGACGTGCCAAAATAGGGACCCTGACGTGTCTGCTTTCAAACTTAATTTTTAAACACCAGAGGCGCTTTTTCTCCAAAACCCACTTCAGATGCATACCTGTTAATGGGGAAAGTGTGCATACAGAGTGGCTGTGCTACTCCCCACAAAGTGGCCATATATTTTGCTTTGCATGCGAATTGTTtgggggttaaaaaaaaaagcaataaaacacTATTTTCTGGTCCAGGGTTTTCTGATTGGAAATCCACCTCTGTGAGTATTCGTGAGCATGAAAGTAAAATTCATAGAATGGCTATGATTACTTACATTAATGGGTCAGCTGAACGCGGCGTGATGGAGTCTGAGCTGAAAAGACAATTCCATTAGGAAAACCAGTAATGGACTGATGCGCTTAAAAGAATTGTGGCTGTTGTGAATTTTTCGTCAGAACGGGGGATGTCTTTTAGAGGAAGCAGCCACCAAATTGGTGATGCCCATAATGGTAACTATTTGGGATATATGGAAATTCTAAGAAATTGACCCTTTTTTGAAATCCCTCAttgaaaaatatggaaatgctGGGCGAGTAACACCCTCATATTTGTCTTTAAACGCATGTGAAGAATTTATTGATATGATGGGTAAAAAAGTGCTTAGTGAAATTCTTGGTAAATTGTAAATGATTTTCCTGCAATAATTTATTATACTAtactattgttttgtttattatccCCTTATATtgggaaaacaaattaaattaactcGTTATCATAGGGAAACAAagtcttataaataaaatgtatgaaagcaTGGCCCTTTAGGTCTTCCGTAGATATTGGCTCTCTAAATATGAGTAAtaacaattaagaaaaataaatatatcaatgtATAGTGACCACATGTCCGGTTTTATACCTGCATGTGTCCACTGTTCACGTCCTGTTCGGCACGTAATGTTAATTACAATAGGTTAGTTTCCCATGGACCCTGAATGTATCACAGAGATTACTTTACTTTAAGTCATCCAATATTTGATCTATCGGGACAATTCTGACACTTTCTGAAAGCTCAGAAGTTGCTCTTTGCAGCCAATTTGGTGTCATTACTGTAATAGTAATGACaccaaataaataattacttgAATTGTATTTATATACCATGAACTAATTATATTGTATAATATTTGATTAATGAAATACTAGTAAATATAATGCAGCTTGTGTTATGGAGCACCAGTATTTTTGGATGTTTCTTAATGTGTGTACCACACTGGATATTTAATT
The genomic region above belongs to Gouania willdenowi chromosome 10, fGouWil2.1, whole genome shotgun sequence and contains:
- the stard14 gene encoding START domain containing 14, producing MSSRESILPTEADFADFRKQCLSSDNWANKYDKHGRQVWVEVHPGKKKNQVPKVHKIKCKMVIDDVPAATMYDVLHDSIFRKTWDSAMNESFDIAKLSNNADVGYYSWRCPPPIKNRDVVTLRSWQVKDDEYIIINFSVKHPKHPPNKLNVRAISLLTGYYIKPTGANSCVFIYLSQADPMGSLPKWVINKASQVLAPRVMSRVHSAGRSYSEWKQQNNPEYKPWLYPEQSKLPMMNPAELSIQKADELEQVDETFKVDAQECEDSS